A genomic stretch from Pochonia chlamydosporia 170 chromosome 4, whole genome shotgun sequence includes:
- a CDS encoding 5'-nucleotidase precursor (similar to Pyrenophora tritici-repentis Pt-1C-BFP XP_001936856.1): protein MKTTVTLAALAFCSVATADDVLYSSRFSKRGLLPNGNYNLSFFHVNDVHAHLDQYTKPGADCTDPAKGCFGGYARIKTKVDELRKQQPDHLWLNAGDEFQGTLFYTFYGGEKIAETINDLKFDAMTLGNHEWDGGDENLGKFLKNLTFPIVSCNVKSTVKDLNETIKNYHIFEKHDLAVIGATTETTPNIANVGKGTTFLDPIPEIQNAIYEIRNKTKIKRIVALTHLGYDADQKLAKETEGLSLIIGGHSHTLLGDMDKAEGKYPTIIKDKVGNEVFVVTSYRWGEYLGSIEMTFDKNGRALSYHGAPIHMDNTTTLDKDLQKNITAWRGPFEKYAAEVIGSTKNVLDQTTCQKGDCLLGQVIADAMLEFRQNQTNSTDGKPDFAIINAGGIRATIDQGNITRGEVITSFPFGNAVTQLKYSGADLRKILEGCVSRVNQFSQKKTTSWFQLSKNIVIEYNEGKDAGSRLVNATIGGKTLDDKADYNVVTVDFVAGGGDNLLKPTKDFISLDSLDQVLTSYIKSHSPLENALEKRVVSSNGTSGGGGTGKSGNGESLGVNLQVPGLAVALCALVAIVL, encoded by the exons TGGCATTTTGCTCTGTGGCCACCGCCGACGACGTTCTCTATAGCAGTCGCTTCTCGAAGCGTGGCTTGCTTCCGAACGGCAATTACAATCTCT CATTCTTCCACGTCAACGATGTACATGCCCATTTGGACCAGTACACCAAACCCGGCGCAGACTGCACGGATCCCGCCAAGGGCTGCTTCGGAGGATACGCCcgcatcaagaccaaggttgacgaGCTGCGGAAACAGCAGCCCGATCACCTGTGGTTAAACGCAGGCGATGAATTCCAAGGAACCCTCTTCTACACCTTCTACGGCGGAGAAAAGATTGCCGAGACCATCAACGACCTCAAATTCGATGCCATGACTCTTGGCAACCACGAGTGGGATGGCGGCGATGAAAACCTCGGAAAGTTTCTCAAAAACCTCACGTTTCCCATCGTCTCGTGCAACGTAAAAAGCACCGTCAAGGATCTGAACGAGACCATCAAAAACTACCATATCTTTGAGAAGCACGATCTTGCTGTAATCGGTGCCACAACAGAGACAACCCCCAACATTGCAAACGTCGGCAAGGGAACCACCTTCCTGGACCCCATCCCTGAGATCCAAAATGCCATTTATGAAATCCGGAATAAAACCAAGATCAAGCGCATCGTCGCACTCACCCACCTCGGCTACGATGCCGACCAAAAACTTGCAAAGGAGACTGAGGGCCTTTCCCTCATCATTGGCGGCCACAGCCACACCTTGCTGggtgacatggacaaggcagAGGGCAAGTATCCCACCATtatcaaggacaaggttggcaacgAGGTGTTTGTGGTCACTTCGTACCGCTGGGGCGAGTATCTCGGTTCAATTGAGATGACGTTTGATAAGAACGGCAGGGCGCTTTCCTACCACGGTGCACCGATTCACATGGACAATACTACTACTCTGGATAAGGACCTGCAGAAGAACATTACCGCCTGGAGAGGTCCGTTTGAAAAGTACGCCGCTGAAGTTATTGGAAGTACTAAGAATGTGCTGGACCAGACGACGTGCCAAAAGGGAGATTGTCTGCTTGGTCAAGTCATTGCGGATGCTATGCTTGAATTCCGCCAGAATCAGACGAACAGCACAGACGGCAAGCCTGAtttcgccatcatcaatgcGGGTGGCATTCGAGCGACCATTGACCAGGGCAACATTACCCGCGGAGAAGTCATCACATCTTTCCCGTTCGGCAATGCCGTCACACAGCTAAAGTACTCTGGTGCTGATTTGCGTAAGATACTGGAAGGTTGCGTCTCCCGCGTCAACCAGTTCAGTCAGAAGAAGACAACATCATGGTTTCAGCTGTCGAAAAATATCGTCATCGAGTATAATGAGGGCAAGGATGCTGGATCTAGACTTGTGAATGCCACTATTGGCGGAAAGACGCTTGACGACAAGGCGGACTACAATGTGGTTACGGTTGATTTCGTCGCCGGTGGTGGCGATAATCTCTTGAAGCCGACCAAGGACTTTATCAGTCTAGACTCGCTCGACCAGGTTCTCACTTCGTATATCAAGTCCCACTCGCCTCTTGAGAATGCGTTGGAAAAGCGTGTCGTTTCTTCGAATGGGACcagcggaggaggaggcacGGGCAAGAGTGGAAATGGAGAGTCTTTGGGGGTGAATTTGCAGGTTCCTGGTTTGGCGGTTGCGTTATGTGCTTTGGTGGCGATTGTTTTGTAA
- a CDS encoding alkaline phosphatase (similar to Cordyceps militaris CM01 XP_006669037.1) — MRVTLLSAALAASLVNPAVAHDRKTRNFIYVVPDGFGPASQTLARDYLNIINGNGTAARPNSAAIGADSIVIGNVRTQSSDGLITDSAASATAFSSGHKTYNGAIGVDDDVKPLGSILEAAHMSGFKTGLIATSRITHATPGAYAAHVAFRDSENDIANHQIGFTHPLGSVVDLLLGGGRRHYLPKKEGGVRTDDVNLINWAKGKGFKYASDKSDFAEYTKGNGIVPLPFLGLFASSHMDYEMDRNPEKQPSLLEMTQVALKTLGKASSKSKNGYFIMIEASRIDHAAHANDIAAHVHDILMYNEVIAYLKKFVSQNPDTQLISAADHETGGITLIDKYNPAVLAKATQSTEYLEAKFSKYEGSDKAAFLKSTILPAYGLTNASDADVDRYMGIFKKDGVTKMGIAILHDFAESAGINWSTDYHSAVDVVLYGFAVGNALTQMKQQIGRNVNNIELPRYIEKVLGVSLDKTTQALRKNGTDWVGKNPKAAKREAMEAAANHLHGHH, encoded by the exons ATGCGTGTGACTCTACTTTCGGCTGCTTTGGCAGCTTCCTTGGTCAACCCTGCTGTTGCGCATGACCGCAAGACGAGGAATTTCATTTATGTAGTTCCTGATGGCTTTGGACCGGCGTCGCAGACTCTTGCTCGTGATTatctcaacatcatcaatggcaatgggACGGCGGCGAGGCCCAACTCTGCTGCCATTGGGGCCGATAGCATT GTAATTGGAAATGTTCGAACCCAATCCTCGGATGGACTTATTACGGACTCGGCTGCATCTGCGACTGCGTTTTCGTCTGGCCACAAGACGTATAACGGCG ccattggtgttgatgacgatgtcaAGCCCCTGGGTTCGATCCTCGAAGCTGCACACATGAGCGGCTTCAAGACCGGTCTTATCGCGACATCCCGCATCACTCACGCCACGCCAGGCGCATATGCAGCGCACGTCGCATTCAGAGACTCCGAAAACGACATTGCCAATCACCAAATCGGATTCACTCATCCGCTAGGATCGGTCGTGGATCTCCTCCTGGGCGGCGGCCGTCGTCACTATCTCCCCAAGAAGGAGGGCGGCGTGCGAACCGACGACGTCAACTTGATCAAttgggccaagggcaagggatTCAAGTACGCCTCGGACAAATCTGACTTTGCGGAATACACCAAGGGAAATGGAATAGTCCCTTTGCCGTTCCTGGGTCTATTTGCGTCGAGCCACATGGACTATGAGATGGATCGCAATCCTGAAAAGCAGCCGTCTCTCCTGGAAATGACCCAAGTAGCACTGAAGACTCTCGGAAAGGCCTCTTCCAAGAGCAAGAACGGATATTTCATCATGATCGAAGCCTCGAGAATCGACCACGCAGCCCATGCCAATGACATCGCCGCCCATGTTCACGACATCCTCATGTACAACGAGGTGATTGCTTACCTGAAGAAATTCGTCTCCCAAAACCCCGACACCCAGCTCATCTCTGCGGCTGACCACGAGACCGGCGGTATTACCCTCATAGACAAATATAACCCCGCCGTTTTGGCCAAGGCGACCCAATCGACGGAATATCTCGAAGCCAAGTTCAGCAAGTACGAGGGCAGTGATAAGGCGGCTTTCCTGAAGAGCACCATCCTTCCTGCGTATGGGCTGACGAATGCGTCTGACGCGGATGTCGATCGATACATGGGTATTTTCAAGAAAGATGGCGTTACGAAGATGGGGATTGCCATTTTGCATGACTTTGCTGAATCTGCGGGCATCAACTGGTCGACTGATTATCATTCGGCTGTGGATGTTGTTCTGTATGGTTTCGCGGTGGGCAATGCGCTTACGCAGATGAAGCAGCAGATTGGGCGAAATGTGAATAACATTGAGCTTCCTAGATATATTGAGAAGGTACTCGGTGTTAGCTTGGACAAGACTACTCAGGCTTTGAGGAAGAATGGAACGGATTGGGTTGGGAAGAATCCCAAGGCCGCGAAACGAGAGGCCATGGAGGCGGCTGCGAATCATTTGCATGGCCACCACTAA